A region of Ornithodoros turicata isolate Travis chromosome 5, ASM3712646v1, whole genome shotgun sequence DNA encodes the following proteins:
- the LOC135395446 gene encoding beta,beta-carotene 15,15'-dioxygenase-like, with protein MLCVDSVSLVSAAMAERANKIQNDDVASNFARTFLRSCQDEIPTPIRGKTTGSIPSWLRGCLLRNGPGMLDVGPDRYNHVFDGLAMLQRFAIDDDGITYQTKFLRSEAYVKNTRANRIVVSEFCTAGHTDPCASIFQRMSSFFVPGFSDNALINVMPIGDWYYAMTETPYLHRIDPANLDTLTRFDLRQVVAVNTATAHPLIDPTDGATYNVGSSKGGYAVVKFPPGESSIGRAELVATVPLRRRTHLGYIHSFGLTEHYIIILEQSLTVNVLKLVLAPVRSQTYSQCFEYDPDLLVCFHVVEKETGKQLETKYVTESFFIFHHINAYEKDNHIVVDLCCHKDDSVFPTLSTDVSERPTTPLLATPRRYVLPLQPDNTAKEGGANMVGLPDTTATATSREDGTVYLRHEDLGPQEYPFFCEMPRINDLYVGKSYRYFYIVAEWEGSETALMKVDLEKKARRTYSIQGWTATEPLFVPRLGASSEDDGIVLSVFLNTAEEQMVTLVILDAENFEELAKAEFVTPVVVPSSFHGWFDGIE; from the coding sequence ATGCTGTGCGTTGACAGTGTTTCCCTAGTTTCTGCAGCGATGGCAGAGAGGGCGAACAAGATTCAAAACGACGACGTCGCTTCGAACTTCGCGCGGACCTTTCTCCGCTCATGTCAGGATGAAATACCGACACCTATCCGAGGAAAAACAACCGGCAGTATTCCCTCTTGGCTTCGTGGCTGCCTTCTGCGAAATGGACCGGGCATGCTAGATGTCGGTCCAGACCGCTACAATCATGTGTTTGATGGCCTAGCGATGCTTCAGAGGTTCGCTATTGATGACGATGGTATAACTTATCAAACCAAATTCTTGAGAAGTGAAGCGTACGTGAAGAATACGCGGGCTAATCGTATCGTCGTCAGCGAGTTTTGTACGGCAGGACACACAGATCCATGTGCCAGcatcttccagaggatgtcgtCCTTTTTCGTGCCTGGTTTCTCGGACAATGCCCTCATCAACGTTATGCCCATAGGTGACTGGTACTACGCCATGACAGAGACCCCGTACCTGCACAGGATTGATCCAGCCAATTTGGATACATTGACACGCTTTGATTTGCGTCAAGTTGTAGCCGTGAACACTGCAACGGCACATCCGCTTATCGATCCTACTGATGGAGCAACGTACAATGTTGGAAGCTCAAAGGGCGGCTACGCCGTAGTCAAGTTTCCCCCAGGTGAGTCTTCGATAGGCCGTGCTGAACTCGTAGCGACGGTTCCCTTACGTCGAAGGACGCATCTAGGATATATTCATAGCTTTGGCCTTACGGAACACTACATTATAATCCTGGAACAGTCACTGACTGTCAACGTTCTAAAGCTCGTGCTTGCACCTGTACGTTCGCAGACTTACTCCCAATGTTTTGAGTATGATCCGGACCTGCTGGTCTGTTTCCACGTCGTAGAGAAAGAAACTGGGAAACAGTTGGAGACGAAATATGTCACGGAATCTTTTTTTATATTTCATCACATCAACGCTTATGAGAAGGACAATCACATTGTCGTCGACCTGTGTTGCCATAAAGACGACAGTGTATTTCCAACGCTTAGCACCGATGTGTCTGAGAGACCAACTACGCCCCTACTTGCCACTCCAAGGCGGTACGTTCTACCGCTGCAACCCGACAACACGGCGAAAGAAGGCGGAGCGAACATGGTAGGCCTCCCGGACACTACTGCTACCGCAACTTCCAGAGAAGATGGGACAGTCTACTTAAGGCACGAGGACCTTGGACCACAAGAGTACCCCTTCTTTTGTGAGATGCCACGGATAAACGATCTGTACGTCGGGAAGTCGTACCGCTACTTTTATATTGTAGCGGAATGGGAAGGGTCCGAAACGGCGTTGATGAAAGTGGACCTTGAGAAGAAGGCACGTCGGACGTACAGCATACAAGGGTGGACGGCCACAGAACCTCTGTTTGTTCCTAGACTTGGTGCTTCCTCTGAAGATGACGGTATTGTGTTGTCGGTGTTCCTGAACACCGCGGAAGAGCAAATGGTGACGTTGGTGATCCTAGATGCTGAGAACTTTGAAGAACTGGCGAAGGCAGAGTTTGTGACACCTGTAGTTGTTCCTTCCTCGTTTCATGGATGGTTTGATGGCATCGAATAA
- the LOC135395661 gene encoding uncharacterized protein LOC135395661 → MRNQSDSQFPLSPQSNSVEKWHSRLKRVLRALVHDFKADWEAGLPGVMFALRSVPHEATGFSPAELVYGHTLRSPMRLLREEWENQRTDNTVIEYVLDLLQRLQDTREIAEANMRDSQRRAKTYYDRNARPRVYKENDKVLVLRPTRANKLQVRDGPFKVVRKLSETTYMVELRGKRKEIRTYHTNLMKPYVDWTPIVSVALHMPEEQHAPRVGRNWFIKPEY, encoded by the coding sequence ATGCGGAATCAAAGTGATTCACAGTTCCCTTTATCCCCGCAGAGCAATAGCGTGGAGAAATGGCACTCGCGACTGAAACGAGTTCTGCGGGCACTAGTTCATGATTTCAAAGCAGACTGGGAGGCAGGTCTACCTGGGGTCATGTTTGCGTTACGTTCGGTGCCGCACGAAGCAACGGGATTCAGCCCGGCGGAACTGGTGTACGGACACACACTGAGGTCCCCGATGAGGCTGTTAAGGGAAGAATGGGAAAACCAACGTACTGACAACACAGTGATCGAATACGTTTTGGACCTTCTGCAGCGGTTGCAAGATACGAGAGAAATAGCCGAGGCTAACATGCGCGACTCACAAAGAAGAGCCAAGACATATTATGACCGTAATGCGCGCCCTAGAGTGTACAAAGAGAATGACAAAGTGCTTGTACTCCGTCCTACACGTGCAAACAAGCTTCAGGTTCGAGATGGACCGTTCAAGGTGGTGCGTAAGTTGTCAGAAACAACCTACATGGTGGAGCTAAGGGGAAAAAGGAAGGAGATCCGCACGTATCACACCAACCTTATGAAGCCGTATGTCGATTGGACGCCTATTGTCAGTGTAGCGTTACATATGCCGGAGGAGCAGCACGCGCCCCGAGTGGGGCGAAATTGGTTCATCAAACCCGAGTATTGA